One region of Helicoverpa zea isolate HzStark_Cry1AcR chromosome 24, ilHelZeax1.1, whole genome shotgun sequence genomic DNA includes:
- the LOC124642182 gene encoding atherin-like, with product METVNEKNQNKDEREWDEDSGSESASSDGAAGDLRVPQSKKDHRVDAFLKRKKDDLGSSSCGRGAPAKKADRRPEKGRVAEAPKDKGGAAQQSSSEEDSAAVGSDQERRANFAKTVAAAFKGVSQKRVKANKQRAIDSASATIIAAAEASFGQAPKSDLAKLQEEVARLTAALNSLLEENRSLRADLRKMREQEAERSGTTSQRPQSSPVESQVLALVRQEMAAFQARFSVLEGRVLRPPLAAPKPPAAQRASYAAAAVAAPPPRRGPPNKPPVAAPSGPPRKAAAQPKPKAATAVQAQRTPVPTPAPVPSSAPVAKRPPKPTPSAAPTSPATQSEWQVVGEKKERRRAAKAARKKAQRQRPYYKPL from the coding sequence ATGGAAACCGTAAATGaaaaaaaccaaaacaaagaTGAAAGGGAGTGGGATGAGGACTCGGGCTCCGAGTCTGCATCCAGTGATGGAGCAGCGGGAGACCTCAGGGTCCCCCAAAGCAAGAAGGACCACCGAGTCGACGCCTTCCTAAAGAGGAAGAAGGACGACTTGGGGTCTTCCTCCTGTGGCCGCGGGGCCCCGGCCAAAAAGGCCGACCGGAGGCCGGAGAAGGGGAGGGTCGCTGAGGCGCCCAAGGACAAGGGAGGAGCAGCTCAACAGAGCTCCTCCGAGGAGGACTCGGCGGCCGTCGGCTCTGACCAGGAGCGGAGGGCCAATTTCGCCAAGACGGTGGCGGCCGCGTTCAAGGGTGTGTCCCAAAAGCGCGTCAAGGCTAATAAACAGAGGGCGATTGACTCGGCCTCCGCCACAATCATTGCGGCAGCTGAAGCAAGCTTCGGCCAGGCTCCAAAGAGCGATCTGGCCAAGCTGCAAGAGGAAGTGGCTCGTCTCACGGCCGCCCTGAACTCGCTCctggaggagaacaggagtctccggGCGGACCTTAGAAAGATGAGAGAGCAGGAGGCCGAACGCAGCGGGACCACTTCACAGCGGCCGCAGTCCTCCCCGGTGGAGAGCCAGGTCCTAGCCCTGGTTCGgcaggagatggcggccttccaggcccGTTTCTCcgtcctggagggcagggtcCTACGGCCTCCCCTCGCGGCGccgaagcccccagcggcccaaagggcctcttATGCGGCTGCGGCTGTAGCGGCACCCCCgcccagaaggggaccgccgaaCAAGCCACCTGTGGCGGCGCCGAGCGGGCCGCCCAGGAAGGCGGCTGCCCAGCCAAAGCCCAAGGCCGCAACAGCGGTCCAGGCGCAAAGGACCCCGGTGCCAACACCAGCACCGGttccgtcgtcggcaccagtggcgaaacgccctccgAAGCCGACTCCatctgcggcccctacctctCCTGCCACTCAGTccgagtggcaggtggtgggggaaaagaAAGAGAGACGGAGGGCGGCCAAGGCGGCCAGAAAGAAGGCCCAAAGGCAGCGTC